The genomic window ACTGGATAAACTAAAGCTGCATTTTCGCCTGTTAAAAAACACTCAAAACCAGCATCAAGCAAACGACTTTTAACAATATTTGCTTCCATTGGGTTTTCGAAGGTTTTGTAAACTACTATTTTATTTTCTGCCATAAAAATCTAATTAAATTCGTGTCCACACTTATAACAATGATAACACTTATTTGCTTTAAAAGGATAGATAGCCATTAAAATAGAGAGCACAGCCACCCACCAACTATGCTTATTTTTAGTTGCTAAACCATAGCTTACATTGGTAGATCCGCAATTCTCACAAGTTACTTTATCCGCTTCTTTTTCAACATCCATTTCTGGAACTTCTAGTTCCAAATCATCTGCCAGTAAAGCACTAATTTGTGCTACGTCTTTTTCAAAAACATTCAGCTTAACACCTCCTATCGCTTGGTTAAAAAGCGGATTGATGGTTGCTACATTTTCATCTGTTAAAAAACAAGGAATGCCAGCATCTTTCAACTTCGCTTTAACGATATTGGCTTCAATTGGATTATAAAAAGCATTGTAGACTATAATTTTATCGCTCATTTCTATAAATATAGCGAATTTACCGCGATAAAAATTCTTGCCACCAATAACCAGATTGTTTGATAGTACGTTGTTGTGTTTTGAAATCATTATAGACAATACCGAAACGAGCCTGATAACCTTCTGCCCATTCAAAATTATCCAATAAAGTCCAAGCCAAATAACCAGTGATATTTACCCCGTCATTTTTAGCTTTTAGCATGGCTGCCAAATAAGCTTTAAAATAGTCAATTCTTGCTTGATCGTTAATTTTACCATCAACCAAATGGTCTTGAAAATAAGCACCATTTTCGGTAACCATGATGTTTTTTACCTGTGGATATGCAGCAAACTGTCTAATAATACGATAAAAACTATCCGCATTTACTTCCCAGCCCATTGCCGTATGAGGTGCTCTTCTATTTTTAGCCTTCACTTCCCAAGCTTGCACCACGGGTATAAAAGCGTTGTACCTAATCACTAAAGGAAAATAATTTTGGATACCTATAAAGTCAAAATCAAACTTCATACGCTCTTGGTAACGCCAGGTAGAGTGGCTAATTGCAAATTTCTCCAATACTTCCCAATTGGCAGTGGGAAAACCTAAGCCTAAAACAGGCTCAAGAAAAAAACGGTTCATTAAGGCATCTGTGCGTTTGGCTGCCAACAAATCTGGGGCAGACTGCGTATACGGCACTATCTCTGAGCAAGAAAAAGCAGTTCCGATAACAGCGCCTTTAACTTCGCCTCTTAATATTTTAGCTCCATCGGCTTGCGCTATTGCGGTATGCAAAGCCGCTTCGAAAAAATTGTGTACTCCAGTTTGCCCTGGCGCATGAACGCCCAACATATAGCCTAAAGAAGTAAACCCAAACGGTTCATTAATTACGATCCATTGTTTTACTTTAGCGCCATACTCTTTTGCGCAAAAACTCACATAATCATTAAACCAAGCGTTGATACCAAAGGCAGTCCAGCCGCCTTCTTTAGATAAAGCTTCGGGTAAATCCCAATGATAAAGCGTTACCATTGGAATTAGATCTAACTTTAGACATTCGTCTATCACGTTATGATAAAATGCAACACCTTCTTTATTTACCGCACCATCGCCCAATGGAAATATTCGCGACCAAGAAATGGAAAAGCGAAAAACGGTAAAGCCCAAAGTTTTGACTAAGGCAATGTCTTCTTTGTAGCGATGATAGAAATCACAAGCTTCGGTTGGTTGGTGCCCCTTCTTGATTTTGCCTGAACGTTTGGAAAAAGTATCCCAAATACTTGGGCCTTTACCATAAGCATTGGCCGCACCTTCTATTTGTGCAGCAGCAGTGGCCACACCCCATAAAAAATCCTTACCAAAATGGCTGCTTTGCATTACATCAAATAAAGTGAATAATCTGATTGTGTAGGTTAAATCAGAGTTAAGTTTTACCCCTAATCCCCTAAAGGGGACTTAATTTAAAAATCGCATCTTGTTAAAAGCGCCTCATTTCTCCTTTAGGGGGCTAGGGGGTTACCCAAACCAATCTGTTTCAGCAATATCGCTGCATTAAATTTGGTACAAGGCCCTTGTTTAATCAGGTAATCGAACTCCATTTCGTTTGCTACCAACTGAATATCAAAATGGAAATTACGTACCTTATTTGGATGCACTTGCTCCAATTCTGAAAGTTGTAGATCGTGGGTAGCGAATAAAGTTGGCGTTCCGATTTTAATCAGTTTTTCGATGAAGGCTTTTGAGCCGTCAAACTTATCTTTACTATTTGTTCCCCGTAGCATTTCATCAATCAATACAAAAGCATTGGGATATTGTTCTACTTCGCTCAAAATCATTTTTAAGCGGTTAAGCTCTGCTTTAAAGGTAGAAATGCTTTTTTCAATCAAATTATCTTTGATACGCATGTAAGTTAACAAGCGGAAAATAGATAAATCCATCCGCTTTGCGCAAACTGGCGCACCTGCATAAGCCAATACCATGTTAATGCCAACCGTACGAAGAAACGTACTTTTGCCAGCCATGTTAGAACCCGTAATGATATCTACTGTTGGCGCTTCACTAAAACTAAAGCTGTTATTCACTCGCTTTTGAGTTGCGATTAAAGGATGTCCTAATTCGTCAGCTTTTAAAGAAAAATTCTCGCTGATAGTTGGAAACACCCAATCTGGATGGTTGTAATTCAGCGTTGCAAAAGAAATCAATTCTTCAAAATAACCGATACGATCTAAACCTTGAGCCACCTGATCGCTTACACTTCTACTCCAATTTCCCAGTTTAATACAACATTTTAAATCCCATAACAGAAAGAAATTGAGTACAGCGTACAACAGGAAATTCAACCGAGCATCGAACTCGACAATGATTTTTGCCAGCATCTTAATGTGTGCACTTACTTTCTCATCCGAATGAAATAACTTTTTTATGTACTTACTTTTCCAAACACGTTGCTCTGTCCATTCAATGGCATCTGCGTAGCTACTTAACAGCCCCGAACTGCCACTAAATCCGTAGTAAACTGTTGTGATTTGCTTAGAATAAAAGAAAGTTAACATTGCATTAGCAAAAGCCATTAAGCCGAAAATGCTCCAAAAAGTACCGCCAAAAATCAACCCTGTTAAAAACAAAACCAACATTAAATAAGGCACTAACTTCACATAAAACTTGAGCAAGTTATTTGAGGTAAAAGCAACCTGACTTAACAATTGGCTTCCTAATTTTTGTTTAATTTCTTCGATCCTGGTTACTTCATGTCCTTTTAAGTTCGCCCTAAAAGCAAACGTAGTATCTATATGATCGTTTAGTTCCTTAATTGCTTCCTGACGTTCTTCAATAATCTTGCGATTATTAACTGTAGCCAGGTGCCTTGCTAATTCTTCTACACCAATTTTCGAAGCACCTCTGTTAATCAACGCATAAAGCGACGACTTTCCGAAAATATCCAAATCTGAAAGGTAAGGATGACTTTCATCTTCAAAGGCAGTTCCATCATCATATCCATTGGTTTTCCCTTGTAGTAAAATAATCTCATTTTCGAAAACCCATAGCAAATTCTGGTGAAACTTGTATTTCTTTTCTAGTTTATTTTGCCTTCTAACTACCGCAGCGAAAGTAAAAATTGGCAATAGTAACAACACAGACCAAATGGCATTTGCAGTATTTCCTTCAGAGCTTACTAAGCCCACAAAAAATCCAATTTCTACCAATAACAAAGCGACACGAACAAAAGAAAGTTGATCTACTTTTTTCTTCAACACAGCGATTTCGGCATGCTGCTCTTTTGCTGATTGCTCGTATGTTTTTAATCTATTTAGCTCGGTATTTAACATTATATTTGAAGAATTAAGCTGTAAAGATAAAAAACACAACCATTAGATGAAGATTACCTTAATTGCCATAGGGAAAACGGAAGATAAATATTTGATTGATGGCATTGATAAGTATTTAGGTCGCTTGAAACATTACATCAACTTCAACATGGTAATTATTCCAGATGTAAAAAACACAAAAAACCTCAGCGAAGCACAACAAAAAACAAAAGAAGCAGAATTGTTACTTAAGCAACTGAACAATAGTGATGTTGTTGTGTTATTAGATGAAAAAGGTAAGAAATACACTTCAGTTCAGTTTTCGGCTTACATTAATAAGCAGATGGTTGGCAGTGTACAAAACTTGGTTTTCATTATTGGCGGCCCCTATGGTTTTGATGAAAGCATTTACAAAAGATCAAACAGTAGCATTTCGCTGTCAGACATGACTTTTTCCCATCAAATGGTACGTTTGTTTTTTGTGGAGCAGCTTTACCGGGCTTTTACGATTTTGAAAAACGAACCTTACCACCACGAATAAAAAATTTAGCCACAGATTTACAAATTTAAAAATGATTGAAATTAATCCATAAATTTATCTGTGCATCTGTGGCAATAATTATGAAAAACACTGCTTTAAAGCATCTAATTTAAAAAGGAGGAATTATGAAACTACCCGGAGATTATAAAAGAAACTACAGATTTAGAAGCGATACATCTAAAGAGCAAAAATATTTAACCATCATGATAGCTGTGGTAATTATTGCAGCTATACTATTATATTTTCTGTAAATAAAAAAAGCACCGAGTGGTGCTTTTTTGTTATCTGGAAGGCTAACTAAGCTCCTCTTTTAGCAGGCATAGTTGCTTTTTTAGCAGGAGCCGATGTTTTAGCCGTTGGTGCCTTGGCAGCTTTTGCTTTTGGGGCGGCTTTTGGCTTAGCTTCAACTTTATCTTCTACCTTAGGTGCATCTTCTTCTGTTCCAGGAGCAGCTTCAGTAAACAAAGGCATATCTTTTAAGAAGTTGTACCAAGATAGAATTTTCTTCATATCAGAAGCATAAACTTTCTCTTGATCGTGGTTTGGAGCAACTTCTAAGAAGAATTTTCTCAAGGTATTTCCATCAGCTTTAACATCTGGAACAGCGGTTTTAGTAGCTGCTATGTTTGCTAAAACGTCGGTTAATTTCAATTCTTCGTCTTCTCCGTAAATGGTAATATCTTCTAAAGAAGCTAATTTGGTATTAGAAAGATTAGCAACAATTTTCAACTTTTGCTCATCAAGACTTTCTAAAACATAGCCAGCTTTATTTTGTCCGATTAATTTGAACAAGCCTGGTCTGCCCGAAACAGATACAATTCCTCTTAAATTCATATATTTTATAAGATTTGAGAAATGAGATATGAGATGTGAGAAACTTGTCTCAAATCTAACATCTCAAATCTGATGTCTATTCTTCAATTACTTCTACAGTTAAAATTTTATCTCCTTGGCGAATGTCATCAACCAAGTCCACATTTTCTACAACTTTGCCAAAGCAAGTGTGGTTACGATCTAAATGTGCTGTGTTTGCTCTGCTGTGGCAAATAAAGAACTGAGAACCACCAGTATTTCTACCTGCATGCGCCATAGAAAGCACACCTCTATCGTGGTATTGGTTATCGCCATCTAACTCACAATCAATTTTATAACCCGGCCCACCAGTACCAGCCATGCCAGATGCGCCATCTTTAGAGTTAGGGCAACCGCCTTGAATCATAAAATTTGGGATTACACGGTGAAAAGTTACACCATCATAAAATCCTTCTTTAGCTAATTTTTTAAAGTTAGCAACAGCTTTAGGAGCATCATTTTCATAGAACTCCACGGTCATATCGCCTTTTACCGTTTTTATAATTGCTTTACCCATTTTCTTTTTTTATAAGGATGCAAATTTACACAAATAAATTTAATGTGATAATGCGTTGATGTGATGATGAGATAATATGAAAATGTATGGCACTGCCCATCGGTTACAACAGTCCCGCTTTTCGCTATAATTTTTTTGTTAACGGCACTGCCACTCCTCATTGTCATCCTGAGCTTGTAGAAGAATCTCTATGGCAAAACGCTTCGACAGGCTCAGCGTGACAAGCACAAAAAAGCTTTCCGCTTCAATCGGGTTTAAATAACAACAGCCTGTTTGCCAAACTTTGCGACCTCTGCGTATCTTTTTCATTCTTTGCGATAGAAAATTTACCGCAAAGGTTTTTGAAGTTTTCACAAAGTTTCGCAAAGGCAAAAAACGCGAAAAATGAACATTTCAACCTTACAACATTTAAACACTTCCAACATCGTAACAATAAAACAATCCAGCCATACAACAATTTACTTCTCGACGTTCTATTTTAAGCGGTTAAATTTTAACTTCGTATATGCAAGGCAAAAAATATATTCTTTTGGTTTTATTCGTTTTACTTCAAATAGCAGCAAAGGCGGCGTCTATCCTAATTTATATGGATGAAGGCCAGAAAAACCACTTGAAAGCTTACGGAATTGCCTATTGGTGCATCAAACAACAAACCGAAGTAGACTGGCTGCTCAACTACCGTGGCGGTAGTTTTTTGGTTAAACAGGCTAAAGCTATAGAAGATGAACTCAAAATTAGAGGCGTGGCTTACGAAGTACTTGCCGACGCAAAAGTAAGCGCCATTCTTAACGAAATTAGCAACCCAGCAGTAAATATGGAGATGGTAAAGCTAGAAAAAGCTCCAAAAATTGCTGTTTACTCGCCCAAAAGCAAGCTCCCTTGGGACGATGCCGTAACGCTAGTTTTAACCTATGCCGAAATACCCTACGATGTAATATATGATGACGAGATATTAAAAGATAAACTTACTACTTACGATTGGCTACACCTACACCACGAAGATTTTACAGGCCAATACGGTAGGTTTTGGTCTTCTTTCAGAAACACAACTTGGTATCAAGAAGATGTAAAGTACCAAGAAGCGGCAGCAAAACGCAATGGTTTTAATAAAGTTTCGCAGATGAAACTAGCCGTTGCCAAACGCATTAAAGAGTTTTGTGCTGGTGGCGGTTTCCTATTTGCCATGTGCTCTGGTACCGATAGTTTCGACATTGCTTTAGCTGCCGAAGGTGTAGATATTCTAGAAAGCATGTTCGATGGAGATGGTATGGATCCCAATGCACAATCGCGATTGGATTACAATAAAGCCGTGGCTTTTGGAAATTTCCATTTGGATATGAACCCTTACAACTACGAATTCTCGGATATCGATGTTACCCAAACCCGCACTGGCTTTAACGAAAGCAACGATTACTTCACACTGTTCGATTTTTCTGCTAAATGGGATTTGGTGCCAACTATGCTTACCCAAAATCACGAAAAAGTAGTGAAAGGATTTATGGGGCAAACAACGGCATTTCGTAAAAGCTTGGTAAAGCCAAACATTACCGTTCTTGGCGAAAACAAAGCTGGAGCCGAAGTGCGCTATTTACATGGCGAAATTGGCAAAGGTCAATTCAGTTTTTATGGCGGTCACGATCCAGAAGATTACCAACACCAAGTAAACGACCCGCCAACCGATTTGAGCTTACATCCAACTTCTCCAGGTTATCGTTTGATTTTGAACAACGTATTGTTTCCTGCTGCTAAAAAGAAGCCACAGAAAACGTAATTAACTCAAAATCTATCTTCATTTTTATAAGATTACCCTAAAAATTGGCGTCCTTTATAGGTTAAAATTTCTGCAATGCAAAACAGGATGTCTGTTTTTGTAAACACTTTTTTACATTCTGCAAATTGATAATAGGGCTCCATCAACAATCAATTCAACTCGCTAAAAATCAATTATTTTCAAATTAAAACATGGTATACTTTGTTTCTAATGGCATAGCTTTTGGGAGTAAAGTGATATCGAAAATGGTTTCGATACAAAATTAAAAATCATGAAAAAGATCATATTATTAGGAAGCGCTCTTTTACTATCTAGCTCTGCATTATTTGCTCAAACAACTACAACGATGAGTGGCAGCGATGCCCGCATCGGAATTAAGGGTGGTGTTAATTTAAGTACTGTTAAGTATAGTGGTTTTGACGGAGCAAGTACATTAAATGACGCAACGAAACAAAACGTGGGTTACAATTTTACCGTATTTGGAGACTTCGGTGTTGGCAACAATTTTTTCATTCAACCTGGCGTATCTTTACAAAATAAAGGAACTAAGTTTGAAGGCAATTTTGCTGGTATAACTGGAGAGCAAACAATAAACGTGATGGCAATTGAAGTACCAGTAAATGCAGTGGTAAGAATTCCAACTGGCCAATCAGGAGCATTTCATTTAAGTGCAGGTCCGTATGCGGCATTTAATGTAGACGGAAAAAGAAAAACTAAAATTACTAGTGGCACCAACCAAGGTACTACCGAAGAAAGCTTAAAATTTGGGAATAATGCTGATGATGACGTAGCTAGCATGGATTTTGGTGCAAATTTTGGAGTGGGCTACCGCATGAATAATGGTTTCTTACTTGGAGCTAACTACGGATTAGGATTAAGCAATGTATTGCCAAAAGATAATAGAAGTGGCGATACAAAAGGAGCCAATAGAGTTTGGGGCTTTAGCGTAGGTTACTCATTCTAATTAACCTACATCAAACTCATCGTAAGCCAGCTTTTTTGAAGGCTGGCTTTTTTGTAGGCAAAATCTACGAGCTGTGCTTCGTTTTGCTAAATTTGAATATGGATATCTTACGAATACATAAAAATATTGCCGAAATCGTAGCTGAAGACTTAGTAATTAGCAAAGTTGAGGACGGCATAGATTTAGTAGGCAACGTTTATTACCAAGGCTTTGATAATTTGATTCTGTATGAAAAAAATATCCATTCAGATTTTTTTGATCTAAGCACAACAATGGCTGGAGAAATATTACAGAAATTTTCCAATTATCGTATCGGTTTGGCAATAGTAGGCGATTTCGATAAATATCAAAGCAAAAGCATCAAAGATTTCATTTTAGAAAGCAACAAACTAGGTAAAATCAATTTTGTAAATTCGAAAGAAGAAGCAATAAAAGCGTTGTTAAAATAAGAAAAGATGCATCCAATATTAAGAAATATCCTTGCAATTATTGCCGGCATTGTATTTGGCAGTTTAGTAAATGGTGCCATTATTATGGTAAGCGGTAATATTATTGCCCCTCCAGCTGGAGTAGACTTAACTACAGAAGAAGGATTAAACGCCGGAATGTACCTAATGGAACCAAAACACTTTATTCTTCCTTTTTTAGCACACGCCATTGGAACTTTTGTGGGAGCCTACATTGCTGCAAGAATTGCTACTA from Pedobacter sp. SL55 includes these protein-coding regions:
- a CDS encoding putative signal transducing protein, yielding MAENKIVVYKTFENPMEANIVKSRLLDAGFECFLTGENAALVYPVFDISISGVQLHVFDKDVQAIDQFLTEDEALEGL
- a CDS encoding DUF2007 domain-containing protein, giving the protein MSDKIIVYNAFYNPIEANIVKAKLKDAGIPCFLTDENVATINPLFNQAIGGVKLNVFEKDVAQISALLADDLELEVPEMDVEKEADKVTCENCGSTNVSYGLATKNKHSWWVAVLSILMAIYPFKANKCYHCYKCGHEFN
- a CDS encoding GH1 family beta-glucosidase, which translates into the protein MQSSHFGKDFLWGVATAAAQIEGAANAYGKGPSIWDTFSKRSGKIKKGHQPTEACDFYHRYKEDIALVKTLGFTVFRFSISWSRIFPLGDGAVNKEGVAFYHNVIDECLKLDLIPMVTLYHWDLPEALSKEGGWTAFGINAWFNDYVSFCAKEYGAKVKQWIVINEPFGFTSLGYMLGVHAPGQTGVHNFFEAALHTAIAQADGAKILRGEVKGAVIGTAFSCSEIVPYTQSAPDLLAAKRTDALMNRFFLEPVLGLGFPTANWEVLEKFAISHSTWRYQERMKFDFDFIGIQNYFPLVIRYNAFIPVVQAWEVKAKNRRAPHTAMGWEVNADSFYRIIRQFAAYPQVKNIMVTENGAYFQDHLVDGKINDQARIDYFKAYLAAMLKAKNDGVNITGYLAWTLLDNFEWAEGYQARFGIVYNDFKTQQRTIKQSGYWWQEFLSR
- a CDS encoding MutS-related protein, yielding MLNTELNRLKTYEQSAKEQHAEIAVLKKKVDQLSFVRVALLLVEIGFFVGLVSSEGNTANAIWSVLLLLPIFTFAAVVRRQNKLEKKYKFHQNLLWVFENEIILLQGKTNGYDDGTAFEDESHPYLSDLDIFGKSSLYALINRGASKIGVEELARHLATVNNRKIIEERQEAIKELNDHIDTTFAFRANLKGHEVTRIEEIKQKLGSQLLSQVAFTSNNLLKFYVKLVPYLMLVLFLTGLIFGGTFWSIFGLMAFANAMLTFFYSKQITTVYYGFSGSSGLLSSYADAIEWTEQRVWKSKYIKKLFHSDEKVSAHIKMLAKIIVEFDARLNFLLYAVLNFFLLWDLKCCIKLGNWSRSVSDQVAQGLDRIGYFEELISFATLNYNHPDWVFPTISENFSLKADELGHPLIATQKRVNNSFSFSEAPTVDIITGSNMAGKSTFLRTVGINMVLAYAGAPVCAKRMDLSIFRLLTYMRIKDNLIEKSISTFKAELNRLKMILSEVEQYPNAFVLIDEMLRGTNSKDKFDGSKAFIEKLIKIGTPTLFATHDLQLSELEQVHPNKVRNFHFDIQLVANEMEFDYLIKQGPCTKFNAAILLKQIGLGNPLAP
- the rlmH gene encoding 23S rRNA (pseudouridine(1915)-N(3))-methyltransferase RlmH → MKITLIAIGKTEDKYLIDGIDKYLGRLKHYINFNMVIIPDVKNTKNLSEAQQKTKEAELLLKQLNNSDVVVLLDEKGKKYTSVQFSAYINKQMVGSVQNLVFIIGGPYGFDESIYKRSNSSISLSDMTFSHQMVRLFFVEQLYRAFTILKNEPYHHE
- a CDS encoding DUF5606 domain-containing protein encodes the protein MNLRGIVSVSGRPGLFKLIGQNKAGYVLESLDEQKLKIVANLSNTKLASLEDITIYGEDEELKLTDVLANIAATKTAVPDVKADGNTLRKFFLEVAPNHDQEKVYASDMKKILSWYNFLKDMPLFTEAAPGTEEDAPKVEDKVEAKPKAAPKAKAAKAPTAKTSAPAKKATMPAKRGA
- a CDS encoding peptidylprolyl isomerase, with product MGKAIIKTVKGDMTVEFYENDAPKAVANFKKLAKEGFYDGVTFHRVIPNFMIQGGCPNSKDGASGMAGTGGPGYKIDCELDGDNQYHDRGVLSMAHAGRNTGGSQFFICHSRANTAHLDRNHTCFGKVVENVDLVDDIRQGDKILTVEVIEE
- a CDS encoding asparagine synthetase B, translated to MDEGQKNHLKAYGIAYWCIKQQTEVDWLLNYRGGSFLVKQAKAIEDELKIRGVAYEVLADAKVSAILNEISNPAVNMEMVKLEKAPKIAVYSPKSKLPWDDAVTLVLTYAEIPYDVIYDDEILKDKLTTYDWLHLHHEDFTGQYGRFWSSFRNTTWYQEDVKYQEAAAKRNGFNKVSQMKLAVAKRIKEFCAGGGFLFAMCSGTDSFDIALAAEGVDILESMFDGDGMDPNAQSRLDYNKAVAFGNFHLDMNPYNYEFSDIDVTQTRTGFNESNDYFTLFDFSAKWDLVPTMLTQNHEKVVKGFMGQTTAFRKSLVKPNITVLGENKAGAEVRYLHGEIGKGQFSFYGGHDPEDYQHQVNDPPTDLSLHPTSPGYRLILNNVLFPAAKKKPQKT
- a CDS encoding porin family protein translates to MKKIILLGSALLLSSSALFAQTTTTMSGSDARIGIKGGVNLSTVKYSGFDGASTLNDATKQNVGYNFTVFGDFGVGNNFFIQPGVSLQNKGTKFEGNFAGITGEQTINVMAIEVPVNAVVRIPTGQSGAFHLSAGPYAAFNVDGKRKTKITSGTNQGTTEESLKFGNNADDDVASMDFGANFGVGYRMNNGFLLGANYGLGLSNVLPKDNRSGDTKGANRVWGFSVGYSF
- a CDS encoding DUF4180 domain-containing protein, whose translation is MDILRIHKNIAEIVAEDLVISKVEDGIDLVGNVYYQGFDNLILYEKNIHSDFFDLSTTMAGEILQKFSNYRIGLAIVGDFDKYQSKSIKDFILESNKLGKINFVNSKEEAIKALLK